The DNA region TTTGGACAGACTTTTCACATGCAAGAATATGGAATGGAGGTTGACTTGAATATAAGGAATCTGTTCCATAACActaaaagagtcttttcttTTTTGTGTCATACAGTTGGGTTGTGTTTCATAACTATTTCCATTAGTAACACatattattcaagaaatcacAAGCATTAACTGAATTACATTTTACTCTCTCCTGTATTACAACATTTTTGTACAGATTTTCGATAATTAAGGGCCCGAAATAATTCTTTCTAAGCTCTGAGGATACGAACTAGATCCATTGATCACTTGTGGAGTATTCTGAATGTTTTGTCTAGATCCATACTGGCCTCCATTGTTTACCACATCATAGTAAGCTGGGACAGGGGTTATTTGTActaaatcaaaatttgattgGCGGTTGTTGGGTTGTTGGGTTCTGTAAGATTCAACATGAGTAAGTGCATGTTGTTGTTCGTGTGACCTATCTTCTGTTCTAATCCCAACCCCAAGACCTAAGCTGACTGCATCGTTTTCCTCGGACCTTATTCTAGGTACAATATTGGAAGACATAAATCCTGTGGAATCACGACTACTGTTCTTTGCAGTGGGAACATCATGGTTGTGTTTCCCTTCATATGTAGTTATAACTGCTTTAGGGTCATGGGATGCCCTCTCTACATGTTTTCTCACAGGGCACCCTGCATTTGTGCACTTGTAATAACTCCTGGAGAAACACCAAATGAGTTTTATACAACTTGAAAAGAATCTctaaaccatttttaaaaattcatgattattttgattaaatccAACTATCAAATCCACCATTCCAATGATCAAATTATTATCTCATCAATTATCAATTGAATACCAAAATAcccttcttttatttattatacatcaatcaaaataacaatattattgactataaccaaaaaatattattttcaaataattcgaTTAGGAAACAACCCCTAGTAGTGGTTCTGTGAGGCATTATCATCAACCTCATAGATACTAAACCAAACATAATCCAATCATCAGtcaaatatttttcatcttaatcAGTGTGcataatataatttctttttaaaaaaacattaggGCTTGTTCGGTTTCAGTTATTTTGTAACTAGTAGAATATTTTCCAAATAATCTTTTCAATATAGGTTATTGAAAAAAAGTGGGTCAATggggttatttgggtaaaaggGCATTAGTTGGATAATAATACCTTGGATTAGGATTGCCTCTTACTACTTTCTGCCCATATTTACGCCATCGATACCCATCATCCAGTATGTCAACCTCGCTTATAGTTTGCACAACAACTCGTGGTTCACGTATAGGCTTAACCACTGGTGTGACGTCAAAACTGCCAACTTCCATCTTTCTGCACAACATCCAAACAACATAGATATTGGTAAAATGTATTCTCTGTCACACGCCTTGTTGgatgaaattaatccaaataagcATCCATCACTTCACTCAAATCATTCACACCATCAACTAAATACCCcactttatcttttttattacatttaaaagtattaaatacatcccctcttctagcctagcagcaaaaagaggtggatatcccctgTCTCTCTGATTTCAAGCCCGTCAGATGTGTCACCTGGTTAAATTAGTTGAGTGTGTTTAcgggctatgtgcttaacccgcggggattagtcgcactccgaAAGAGTTGTGGAACCAAcgttctaaatattttattatgtaaaattttTGTTGAAAGGTATTAAATATAAAGGATGTTTTAGTCGTTTAATCCAATAATGCTTTATTTTTTTGGTCAAACAAGGTGTTTTTGTTCTTTCCAAAATATcagattatttcaaatattttttggtcCTGGGTTTGAGCCAGCgtctggttaattggttaagtgtgtttgcgggttatgtcCTTAATGCGGGGAATAGTCGCACTCCGAATGAGTTGCGGAACCTAGCGTTCTAAAAGTGAAGTATTAAATACAAAAGATGTTTTAGTCATTTACACCAataatgctttttttttttttttttgtcaaacactgtttttgtttttccaaaatatcaatttatcaTGTGTTTAGTTACTACAATACCTTCGCTTAGAAAatggatcatcatcatcaaattcATCGTTGTTATATTGGACACCCTCCAGACTGTAATCATTTGCTCCATCTGGCGATAGCTCAGGATTACCGTTTGACTCGGCTGCATGAGACATATGGGCATTCACAAATGTGGTATTCTTGTCTTCAATAAAATACTAAGAATGAGTTGTATTAGTGCAAAACTATTCTATACTCGCGTTTATTTCTCATAATACTTGAATAGCATCCAGTTTCTTTCTTGAGAAGCGTAAAGAATGTGGGATTTTGGTCATGTCcgttttattcataaaaagagaaagtaaacaaaacattCCCACTTGTAAGAATCTGCATTCTTTTTGTTCTAGAAGCAATAATGTTTCTCGCGTACCTTCTCGTATGGTTGAAGACAAACTAGTTTCATTTTTGTCTGGCATGGAAACAATGGAACCAGAACCAAATCTACGAGTTGGGGGAGGTTTAGGGTGATCATGGGTACCCTTGTATACGATCTCTTTTATCTGTCCTTCAGGAGTTCTTTCAAAGATCTTCTTGACCTCACAATTTGGATGTGTACATTTATAGTAGCTTCTTGGAAACTCACATCCTTTCACGAGTTTCTGGCCATATTTACGCCAGTTATATCCATCATCAGATGATTTATCAGCAACGGAAATTCCAGCATCATTTTGATCGGATTGCGACAACTGGCCTCCAGGATTTGTTACCATTCCCTGGTTCAGTTCATCAGAATCAACAGCAGCAGATACACTGGATCTTTCAGCAAATATTGGAACAGGATCTCTATGCAAGGCTTCCATCTCAGTTTTGATGGAGGAAAGTTGTGCAGATGACTGAGACTGAGACTGAGGATGCGCTTGATCTTGTCCACGTACTTCACTTTCCTGGTGGTTTACTTCTGTGGGTAACTTCACAATAATACAACAATTATCCAAGGGATGCCAGAAAATCAGCAGTAAGAAGTGTTCAATAAAAGTGAAAATTGAGGACTTAAGAGTGGAGGTCAAAGCGCTAGCTTCCaacattcaaaaaataaaaactgaaaattaagtgcTGAGAATTTTTAAATACCAAATGagttaaatatatgataatgatgaataaaccaaatgaaaatatctaaattcCCAATTTAGAGTAGTTAGTATGAAATGTTGGAAATACTTGAACACTATTTTACCCCTTATAATGACCTAAGTTGATTAATTCCAAGATTAAAGTTGTTTTTTCAATGCTCTTCTTAGATTACCGAATTAAGCAAtagtttaatttgattttttaacttaatttgggctgaatcaaaataattaagtgattttaagTAACAACTATCAAATTAACTTAACTCAAATAAGCACataaataatttggattaagTGATAAATTAtgtgatgcggtgcgagtcgaagaggcgtttatgcgaaagttgcagcatccgaaaatatctcgcaagtgt from Impatiens glandulifera chromosome 5, dImpGla2.1, whole genome shotgun sequence includes:
- the LOC124938176 gene encoding probable WRKY transcription factor 20; the protein is MEDFISQHHPVSSLSPSELLLRSSTADGRSIHGPHNSMTSNFDATDHSSAGSISARYKLMSPAKLPISRSPCLMIPPGLSPSSFLESPVLLSNIKVEPSPTTGSFFNPQFMHFSSGASGLSLVSNTSDCNPVSEREVSHFRFMPPAQSNQHIGLSSASPLLPTEVNHQESEVRGQDQAHPQSQSQSSAQLSSIKTEMEALHRDPVPIFAERSSVSAAVDSDELNQGMVTNPGGQLSQSDQNDAGISVADKSSDDGYNWRKYGQKLVKGCEFPRSYYKCTHPNCEVKKIFERTPEGQIKEIVYKGTHDHPKPPPTRRFGSGSIVSMPDKNETSLSSTIREAESNGNPELSPDGANDYSLEGVQYNNDEFDDDDPFSKRRKMEVGSFDVTPVVKPIREPRVVVQTISEVDILDDGYRWRKYGQKVVRGNPNPRSYYKCTNAGCPVRKHVERASHDPKAVITTYEGKHNHDVPTAKNSSRDSTGFMSSNIVPRIRSEENDAVSLGLGVGIRTEDRSHEQQHALTHVESYRTQQPNNRQSNFDLVQITPVPAYYDVVNNGGQYGSRQNIQNTPQVINGSSSYPQSLERIISGP